The Candidatus Nitrosocosmicus franklandus genome contains a region encoding:
- a CDS encoding FAD-binding oxidoreductase, producing the protein MVVDNKATISYIRVLKEDLAIFHIKPNEGQVPDFKPGQFVTLGLHVPKEGKVIRRAYSIASPPEQKKYFELIVRWVKKPLPGRLTTELFNKKEGDEISWVKPTGIFTINEKMPDGSPDNRRLVLIGGGTGLAPFISYSLHLKYKRSKRQIIVLHGASYVDELSYRELLTELEEESLDKGENEWNFRYRASISRPQEWFNRSWNGHKGRVETFLRPKPGHDKSPLEELVGEKITPENTSFYVCGWQGTVDGVLDSLVPKGFVTERNKRKDGTFDVKFESYG; encoded by the coding sequence ATGGTAGTTGATAATAAGGCAACGATTTCTTATATAAGAGTTTTAAAGGAAGATCTTGCGATTTTTCATATAAAACCAAATGAAGGTCAGGTTCCTGACTTTAAGCCCGGGCAGTTTGTGACTCTGGGATTACATGTACCAAAAGAGGGTAAAGTTATTCGAAGAGCTTATTCAATAGCATCTCCTCCAGAACAAAAAAAATATTTTGAACTCATTGTCCGTTGGGTAAAAAAGCCACTACCAGGTAGGCTTACTACCGAATTGTTTAATAAGAAAGAGGGAGATGAAATTAGTTGGGTAAAACCTACTGGAATATTCACCATAAATGAAAAAATGCCCGACGGTAGTCCAGATAATAGAAGACTAGTTTTGATAGGCGGAGGAACAGGTCTGGCACCCTTTATCTCGTATTCCTTACATCTAAAATACAAGAGAAGCAAGAGGCAAATAATAGTATTACACGGAGCAAGTTATGTAGATGAACTTAGCTATCGGGAATTATTGACAGAATTAGAAGAGGAAAGTTTAGACAAAGGTGAAAATGAATGGAACTTTCGATATCGAGCAAGCATTAGTAGACCACAAGAATGGTTTAATAGATCATGGAATGGACATAAAGGAAGAGTGGAGACATTCTTGAGACCAAAACCTGGACATGATAAATCACCATTAGAAGAACTTGTTGGTGAAAAAATAACTCCAGAAAACACTTCCTTTTATGTTTGTGGATGGCAGGGGACTGTAGATGGAGTGTTAGATTCCTTGGTTCCCAAGGGATTTGTGACAGAAAGAAACAAGAGAAAGGATGGAACGTTCGATGTGAAATTCGAATCTTACGGCTAA
- a CDS encoding redoxin family protein, with amino-acid sequence MNIIPATPAPEYKEIKKWNDNKMHSIRELKGKVILLDFWTYTCIFCLRTIPTIELLKKKYEKDGLEVIGIHSSEYEFARKEENILKALETYDLKNTITGFDITNKTWEAYGNSYWPKHILIDKDGFVRYEHPGYGTIEDFEEAILDLLELPPKTTQETNSKQVRQPDLNDFTGQYKNEQEHEPQSGNEQNKIVRMYGMHFPGMAPEICVGYSRLRRFGNNQKVKVEEYNIFNEPTQIMDNVVYLKGKWFWGKEGIYASFEHKDKNPSITFRYNSASNVNIITGSTDGKPAKAEILLDGKYLEENQIGYHSKLVDGISSVDITWPFMMNVVKTKNRETHKLEILPSTDNFYFYTFVFG; translated from the coding sequence ATGAATATTATTCCCGCAACCCCTGCTCCAGAATATAAAGAAATCAAAAAATGGAATGACAATAAGATGCATTCCATTAGAGAATTAAAGGGTAAGGTAATATTGCTTGATTTTTGGACCTATACTTGTATATTTTGCTTAAGAACAATCCCAACTATAGAGCTGTTGAAAAAAAAATATGAAAAAGATGGACTAGAGGTAATTGGCATACATTCTTCAGAGTATGAATTTGCAAGAAAAGAGGAAAACATACTCAAGGCACTAGAAACTTACGATTTAAAGAACACTATAACCGGTTTTGACATTACCAACAAGACCTGGGAGGCATATGGAAATTCATATTGGCCAAAACATATTCTTATAGACAAAGATGGATTTGTAAGGTATGAACACCCAGGATATGGAACTATTGAGGATTTTGAGGAAGCAATTTTAGATTTACTGGAACTACCTCCAAAGACGACCCAAGAAACCAATTCTAAACAAGTAAGACAGCCCGATCTTAATGATTTCACAGGCCAATACAAAAATGAACAAGAACATGAACCCCAATCGGGTAACGAACAGAATAAGATAGTTAGAATGTACGGAATGCACTTTCCAGGGATGGCGCCCGAAATATGTGTAGGGTACTCTAGACTCAGAAGGTTTGGAAATAATCAAAAGGTAAAGGTTGAAGAATATAATATTTTCAACGAACCCACCCAAATCATGGACAATGTTGTTTATTTGAAAGGGAAATGGTTCTGGGGAAAAGAAGGTATATACGCTTCATTCGAGCACAAGGATAAGAACCCATCTATTACTTTTAGATATAACTCTGCTTCAAATGTAAATATCATAACAGGCTCTACAGATGGAAAACCGGCCAAGGCAGAGATCTTACTTGATGGTAAATATTTAGAGGAAAATCAAATAGGATATCATTCCAAACTAGTTGACGGAATTAGTTCGGTAGACATTACCTGGCCATTTATGATGAATGTTGTTAAAACTAAAAATCGAGAAACCCACAAGCTAGAGATACTACCATCAACAGACAATTTCTATTTCTACACTTTTGTTTTTGGGTAG
- a CDS encoding DNA-directed RNA polymerase subunit N, protein MLVPVRCFTCGKLIANIYNEFLTRVKQGEEPNKVMDSLKITRYCCRRMFVSSVETIYQVIPYYEALRKRRAEIQSEME, encoded by the coding sequence GTGCTTGTTCCAGTAAGATGCTTTACATGCGGAAAACTTATAGCCAATATTTATAATGAATTTCTGACACGGGTAAAACAAGGCGAAGAACCAAACAAAGTGATGGATTCCTTAAAAATCACTAGATATTGTTGTAGGAGAATGTTTGTTTCAAGTGTCGAAACCATATATCAAGTCATACCTTATTATGAGGCCCTCAGAAAAAGACGGGCGGAGATACAATCTGAAATGGAATGA
- a CDS encoding NUDIX domain-containing protein, with protein sequence MTIELSVGGIIRYQSTEFNKDHSEFLLLRNKRGFWGFPQGHKERGENEIQTLQREVQEETGITDLEIHQYIGKIQYKYFRADGIRSEKEVKFYFATTPVREVVISNEHEGFKWTTYQEALSMLDHRQLKSIILKGRRRGLY encoded by the coding sequence GTGACGATAGAGCTTTCAGTTGGTGGAATAATAAGATATCAATCAACGGAATTCAATAAGGATCATTCCGAATTTCTCCTTTTGAGAAATAAACGGGGATTTTGGGGATTCCCCCAAGGTCACAAAGAAAGGGGCGAAAATGAAATTCAAACGTTGCAGAGAGAAGTACAGGAAGAAACAGGAATAACCGACTTGGAGATCCATCAATATATCGGCAAAATACAATACAAGTATTTTAGAGCCGACGGAATAAGATCTGAAAAAGAAGTCAAATTTTACTTTGCCACAACGCCTGTGAGGGAAGTTGTGATTTCAAATGAGCATGAAGGTTTTAAGTGGACTACTTATCAGGAAGCACTCTCTATGCTTGACCATCGTCAACTAAAATCAATTATTCTAAAGGGAAGAAGACGAGGTCTATACTAG
- a CDS encoding DDE-type integrase/transposase/recombinase — translation MNTRNRTPSKYVYYGLHLYFSGLSLRKTSERLSYCIKRNHVTIWNWIQKYQPKIIKTKQRRICEFIVDETLLKVGSEYTWLWVAIDAKSKEILSLSISKERNMFVAERFLSNIVRDYGKHPVSTDGGTWYPMACQFLKLEHHLHSSYEKNLIERTMQYIKDRTESFDDYFPCRLKNCKLKHVKNWLNLFVDYHNKELKPVN, via the coding sequence ATGAATACTAGAAACAGAACACCTTCAAAATATGTGTATTATGGCTTACATTTGTACTTTTCAGGTCTTTCTCTTAGGAAAACATCTGAAAGATTATCATACTGTATCAAACGAAATCATGTCACTATCTGGAACTGGATTCAAAAGTACCAACCTAAGATTATCAAGACAAAACAAAGAAGGATATGTGAATTCATTGTAGATGAAACATTGCTTAAGGTTGGTTCAGAATACACGTGGTTATGGGTTGCAATAGATGCGAAAAGTAAGGAAATTCTCTCACTATCCATTTCTAAGGAGAGAAACATGTTTGTTGCGGAACGGTTTCTGTCAAACATAGTCAGAGACTATGGAAAGCATCCAGTTTCAACAGATGGTGGTACTTGGTATCCCATGGCTTGTCAATTCCTTAAATTAGAACACCATCTCCATTCCTCCTATGAAAAAAACTTGATTGAAAGAACAATGCAGTATATCAAGGACAGAACTGAAAGTTTCGATGATTACTTTCCCTGCAGGCTAAAGAACTGCAAACTAAAACACGTAAAAAACTGGTTGAACCTGTTTGTCGACTATCACAACAAGGAATTAAAACCTGTCAACTGA
- a CDS encoding MFS transporter: MNYKWLALSNTTIGSLMASLDRNIIIIALPTIAVELELSLITIVWITIGYWVVTASVLLTFGRLADMFGRVKLYNVGFALFTLGSALCCVAQTGEQLIIFRVIQGIGAAFIFSNSAAIISDSFAESERGKALGINQISIVVGSVIGLVVGGVLTSYLGWRSIFWINIPIGIFATVWAFLKLKELGYAKKEKIDWSGNLAMTLALLLLLCGITFGSFQIIDLFWTLFLLTFGLVLLVLFYMIEKKVLYPMIDLTLFCSKVFTGSNIAIFLNSMARGAFSFVIVFYLQGPSMSLSPLEAGIYLIPVSLALAIFAPIAGWLYDKYKSHTISILGLLISAVGFLMLAGLGEKMYIIEAILPFTLIGAGMGVFTSPNRTAIMNSVSQDRRGIAAGISTTLVMAGSAFSVALVFLVFSILLPADDINKIFSGSFDAETENTSLSKQIILESFLQSLRYVFLISAFLMIGSALIQYKLK, from the coding sequence TTGAACTACAAATGGTTAGCACTCAGTAATACCACTATCGGATCACTTATGGCGTCGTTGGACAGAAACATCATCATCATTGCCCTTCCGACAATAGCTGTGGAACTTGAATTGTCGTTAATTACCATTGTTTGGATAACTATCGGTTATTGGGTTGTGACTGCTTCTGTTTTACTAACCTTTGGAAGACTGGCAGATATGTTTGGGAGAGTTAAATTGTATAATGTTGGATTCGCATTATTTACACTGGGATCTGCCTTGTGTTGTGTCGCTCAAACAGGCGAACAACTGATAATCTTCCGGGTGATTCAGGGAATTGGAGCAGCGTTTATATTTTCCAACAGCGCTGCGATAATCTCGGATAGTTTTGCGGAATCTGAACGGGGTAAGGCTTTAGGAATAAATCAAATATCTATTGTCGTTGGTTCTGTCATCGGCCTTGTGGTAGGAGGAGTTTTAACTTCTTATTTGGGGTGGAGATCAATATTCTGGATAAATATACCAATAGGCATTTTTGCCACTGTTTGGGCATTCTTAAAACTAAAAGAATTAGGATATGCCAAAAAGGAGAAAATTGATTGGTCGGGTAACTTGGCCATGACATTAGCTCTACTGTTACTGCTCTGTGGAATTACTTTTGGATCATTCCAAATAATCGACCTTTTTTGGACACTGTTTCTATTAACCTTTGGACTAGTTTTATTGGTATTGTTTTACATGATAGAAAAAAAGGTATTGTATCCTATGATTGATTTGACTCTTTTTTGTTCAAAAGTTTTTACTGGAAGTAACATAGCAATTTTTCTTAATTCAATGGCCAGAGGTGCCTTCTCTTTTGTTATTGTGTTTTATTTGCAGGGACCAAGCATGTCCTTATCCCCACTAGAAGCAGGCATCTATTTAATCCCCGTATCATTGGCGTTAGCAATATTTGCCCCCATTGCAGGGTGGCTATATGACAAATATAAATCGCATACCATTTCGATATTAGGTCTTTTAATATCTGCAGTGGGGTTCTTAATGCTAGCAGGTTTAGGAGAGAAGATGTACATTATAGAGGCAATATTGCCATTCACACTGATAGGAGCGGGGATGGGGGTATTCACCTCCCCAAACCGTACTGCAATAATGAATTCTGTTTCTCAAGACAGACGAGGAATCGCAGCTGGAATAAGTACAACGCTTGTTATGGCGGGAAGCGCATTTAGTGTTGCATTAGTTTTTTTAGTTTTTTCTATTTTGCTACCCGCGGATGATATAAACAAGATCTTTTCAGGCTCATTTGATGCAGAAACAGAAAATACATCGCTATCAAAACAGATCATCCTTGAAAGCTTTTTACAATCGTTAAGATATGTCTTTCTGATTTCTGCATTTTTAATGATCGGATCTGCATTGATTCAGTACAAGTTGAAATAA
- a CDS encoding peptidylprolyl isomerase: MGDKIKCYHILVKKHSEALEILEKLNKGEGFSNLAREFSIDKGSGKKGGDLGFFGRGMMVKPFEEAAFKLKKGEVTAEPVKTEFGYHIIKRAG; the protein is encoded by the coding sequence TTGGGCGACAAGATAAAGTGTTATCATATATTGGTAAAGAAACATAGTGAAGCTTTAGAAATTTTGGAAAAGTTAAACAAGGGAGAAGGTTTTTCAAATTTAGCTAGAGAGTTCTCCATTGATAAAGGGAGTGGAAAGAAAGGGGGAGATCTGGGATTCTTTGGACGCGGGATGATGGTCAAACCATTCGAGGAAGCTGCATTTAAACTCAAAAAGGGCGAGGTTACAGCTGAACCAGTAAAAACAGAATTTGGATATCATATTATAAAAAGGGCCGGTTAA
- a CDS encoding SDR family oxidoreductase has protein sequence MDRQKVVIVTGSSSGIGLETSILLARSGYTTYATMRDIDKAKPLREIAINESLPLTIIQLDVTKENSVSNAIESITKSSGRIDILVNNARYGLTGAFEDLEIDEIKSLYETNFFGLIRTTQSVLPVMRQQKSGIIVNISSGLGRFGIATSSAYSSSKFAIEGLTESMSYELEAFGIRTIIVEPGIIKTNFLKSSKLARKATDPNSPYRNFIQNMEKGMKNLIENGQDPRFVAEIILKAIEDPIPRIRYLAGKDVEQIMQIKSKLSDEDFHIMLKKMANLK, from the coding sequence ATGGATAGGCAGAAAGTAGTTATTGTAACGGGAAGCTCAAGTGGAATAGGTCTTGAAACTTCGATTTTGTTGGCTAGATCAGGTTACACAACTTATGCTACCATGAGAGATATTGACAAGGCTAAGCCACTTAGGGAAATCGCAATCAATGAAAGTCTACCACTAACAATAATACAGCTAGACGTAACGAAAGAAAATTCAGTTTCAAATGCCATTGAATCAATTACAAAAAGTTCTGGTCGAATTGATATACTTGTAAATAATGCGAGGTACGGACTTACAGGAGCATTTGAGGATCTCGAAATTGATGAAATTAAATCCCTGTACGAAACAAATTTTTTTGGCCTGATAAGAACAACACAATCGGTATTGCCAGTTATGAGGCAGCAAAAATCAGGCATCATAGTAAATATTAGTTCTGGCCTGGGGAGATTTGGAATTGCTACTAGTTCTGCCTACTCTAGCTCGAAATTTGCGATCGAAGGACTGACTGAATCAATGTCATATGAGCTTGAAGCTTTTGGCATCCGAACTATTATTGTCGAGCCAGGCATCATCAAGACTAATTTTTTGAAATCATCTAAATTGGCACGCAAAGCGACTGATCCAAACTCCCCCTACAGGAATTTTATCCAGAATATGGAAAAAGGAATGAAAAATCTTATCGAAAATGGACAGGATCCTAGATTTGTGGCTGAAATCATATTGAAAGCCATAGAAGACCCTATCCCCAGGATTCGTTATTTGGCCGGTAAAGATGTCGAACAAATAATGCAAATTAAAAGCAAGTTATCAGACGAAGATTTCCATATCATGCTCAAGAAAATGGCGAATTTGAAATAG
- a CDS encoding sensor histidine kinase, whose product MQDRVKKGSYKEETKIVYGKKVLVETKNIIERTETGLSICSSLGGLELTNSNRQIFDCFVNLVSRCKEDKVNDGVRWIINIDNNDETIRLAKKFMDMGVRMRHIDNPLLFSFAVSERQLNSMIEEMKGGQMVFSILCSTDQLYIRHFKSFFDSLWNSALDAEERIIQIEKEVPSGSTMLINNPYQAKNQLIKTVLRATREIMILFPTINAVKREVVMGFVEILKQKSVENVRIKILSPVNKRIKEIIYSGNTKNKHLVIKNIVCRTIRKQKDLKSTIIIVDRKYVLATELKDDYKQSFEDAVGRCTFSTNKPTVLSYVSLFGSLWTLAEMSEDLKRVNEKLVQSEELERDFINTAAHELRTPTQAITGYLELNNEVFDDYLEASKKNQTTLKESSKIIESLKKYQDIIFRNASRLENLINNLLDVARIDSHQKNMIMLNKENINLIAEINNIVDTQLREKLRNKNIKVCIINDIFDETYYVYADRSRLNQILINLLENAIKFSESNSSIDILIYEDLDDVTKQENIRAFKRTKDIKIKSSNIEKKDNIKEIYIAVSDSGKGISPEIMPRLFEKFNSNSTSGTGLGLYISKKLIETMGGRIWAFNNADGKGSTFVFSLPKFDSPRL is encoded by the coding sequence ATGCAAGACAGGGTCAAGAAAGGATCATATAAAGAGGAAACCAAGATTGTCTACGGTAAAAAGGTTCTTGTAGAAACAAAAAACATTATTGAGAGAACAGAAACTGGATTATCCATATGTTCTTCACTAGGTGGCCTTGAGTTAACAAATAGTAACAGGCAAATTTTTGACTGTTTTGTAAATCTAGTTTCTAGATGTAAGGAAGATAAAGTAAATGATGGTGTTCGATGGATAATTAACATTGATAACAATGATGAAACAATTAGATTAGCAAAGAAATTCATGGATATGGGTGTTCGCATGAGGCATATTGATAACCCTCTACTATTTAGTTTTGCAGTATCTGAAAGACAGTTAAACAGCATGATTGAAGAAATGAAAGGAGGGCAGATGGTTTTTTCTATATTGTGTAGCACAGATCAATTGTATATACGGCATTTTAAGTCCTTTTTTGATAGCCTTTGGAATTCGGCATTAGACGCCGAAGAGAGAATCATACAAATTGAGAAAGAGGTTCCCTCAGGCTCTACCATGCTAATCAATAATCCTTATCAGGCCAAAAACCAACTGATAAAAACCGTGTTAAGGGCCACAAGAGAGATCATGATATTGTTTCCAACAATAAATGCAGTAAAAAGAGAGGTGGTCATGGGTTTTGTAGAAATACTAAAACAAAAAAGTGTTGAAAATGTCAGGATCAAGATTTTGTCCCCCGTTAATAAAAGAATTAAAGAAATAATCTACTCAGGTAATACCAAGAATAAACATCTTGTGATAAAAAACATAGTATGCAGAACAATCCGAAAGCAAAAGGATTTGAAATCTACAATTATAATTGTCGATAGAAAGTATGTTTTGGCTACCGAATTAAAGGATGACTATAAACAATCGTTCGAAGACGCAGTAGGGAGATGCACATTTTCTACAAACAAGCCAACCGTGTTATCTTATGTATCTCTTTTCGGAAGTTTGTGGACGCTAGCAGAAATGTCAGAAGACTTGAAAAGAGTCAATGAGAAGCTGGTGCAAAGTGAAGAGTTGGAAAGAGATTTTATCAATACTGCAGCACATGAACTTAGAACTCCTACACAGGCGATAACAGGATATCTGGAATTAAATAATGAAGTTTTCGACGATTATTTAGAGGCCTCCAAAAAAAACCAAACAACTTTGAAAGAATCATCTAAAATTATTGAAAGTTTAAAGAAGTACCAAGATATTATTTTCAGGAACGCATCAAGATTAGAGAACTTGATAAACAACTTACTAGATGTTGCAAGAATAGATTCCCATCAAAAGAACATGATAATGCTAAACAAGGAAAACATCAATTTGATAGCCGAAATAAACAACATAGTCGATACTCAACTACGAGAAAAATTAAGAAACAAGAATATCAAGGTATGTATTATTAATGATATATTCGATGAAACATATTACGTATACGCAGATAGATCAAGACTAAACCAGATCCTGATCAATTTACTCGAAAATGCTATAAAGTTCTCTGAAAGTAACAGTAGTATAGACATACTTATTTACGAGGATTTAGACGACGTGACAAAACAAGAAAATATTCGTGCTTTTAAAAGAACAAAAGATATCAAGATAAAATCATCCAACATAGAAAAAAAAGACAACATAAAGGAAATTTACATTGCTGTTTCTGACTCAGGTAAGGGTATTTCTCCCGAGATAATGCCAAGGCTTTTTGAAAAATTTAACTCAAATTCAACTTCTGGCACTGGTCTAGGTCTATATATCAGCAAGAAGCTAATAGAGACCATGGGAGGAAGAATCTGGGCGTTCAACAATGCCGATGGAAAGGGTTCGACATTTGTATTTAGTCTTCCCAAATTCGATTCTCCCAGATTGTAA
- a CDS encoding S1C family serine protease, translating to MVKDQLLRIFPVQGVGSGIIIDKKGYILTNNHVIEKSNKLKVTTTDGNIYEGAVVGTDKHTDLAIIKIDSKDALSAAELGNSDQLKIGQIVIAIGNPFGLDGGPSVTAGIISSLSRRLQFENGIMELIQTDASINPGNSGGPLVNTKAEVIGINTAKMPYAQGIGFAVPINVAKTIIDELIRNGRVTNRPWIGIFAIKIDKELASSYRLPSIQGALIAEIQLDSPAYTADLRKGDIIESIDGITIVDPVQISSYIRKLSIRDKIIVKINRYGKIIEKEIVLMPFPTSIN from the coding sequence ATGGTCAAAGATCAGTTATTAAGAATATTTCCTGTACAAGGTGTAGGATCAGGAATCATCATTGACAAAAAAGGCTATATCCTAACAAATAATCATGTGATCGAAAAGTCCAATAAACTGAAAGTGACAACAACGGATGGTAATATTTATGAGGGTGCTGTGGTGGGAACTGATAAGCACACCGATCTAGCGATTATCAAAATTGACTCAAAGGATGCATTATCAGCAGCAGAATTGGGCAATTCAGATCAACTCAAAATAGGGCAGATAGTTATTGCGATTGGGAACCCATTTGGTCTTGATGGAGGACCATCAGTTACGGCTGGAATTATAAGCTCCTTATCCAGGAGATTACAATTTGAAAATGGCATCATGGAATTGATTCAGACGGATGCCTCCATAAATCCAGGGAATTCTGGTGGACCACTGGTCAATACCAAAGCAGAGGTAATTGGAATCAATACGGCTAAAATGCCATATGCTCAGGGGATTGGATTTGCTGTTCCAATTAATGTAGCCAAAACCATAATTGACGAATTGATTAGAAATGGACGTGTAACCAACAGACCCTGGATTGGCATTTTTGCCATCAAGATAGATAAGGAACTAGCGAGTTCCTATAGACTCCCAAGCATTCAAGGAGCTCTTATTGCAGAAATACAACTTGATAGTCCCGCCTATACGGCGGATCTCCGTAAGGGCGATATCATAGAATCAATAGACGGAATCACAATAGTTGATCCCGTCCAGATTTCAAGCTACATTAGAAAGTTATCTATTCGTGATAAAATAATTGTAAAGATAAATAGATATGGCAAAATAATTGAAAAAGAAATCGTGTTGATGCCTTTCCCAACAAGCATTAACTAA
- a CDS encoding B12-binding domain-containing radical SAM protein, with protein sequence MTNYRGNFLYGFIACGPYELVPEFVFDKLFCPSVETDKNTGEVKVAQCGLRRIESALTREYDQSEVFLAHPEMLDKCIGPQTKVVGINVMDPLGMAPVTTTMSPEKLSYVAMKFKKMCASIIQLKKKYNFKVVVGGNGSWELAKPERMKIHGIDTVVIGEADELALDLFHDLEAGDAPELLHTFVRNIENIPMIKGPTINSLIEAMRGCGRGCDFCDVNKRSKKDIPLERLQEEAKINIKYGFDSIWLQSDEMLLYGCDNKDFIPNQDAILGVWKGLKSVGANFVGTTHMTLSAVASSPDLIKRISQVNDMENNGRWLATNLGVETVAPRMVKKHLGVKTRPYQPEEWGAVVREGCKILNQNHWFPALTLIIGWPDETPDETQYTIDLIQDFKQMNMRGLVAPLLYQDFSEKNSMHFGNLNESQFALFWTCWQHNLRVISDIIPIIIRNKSYGPAMKVFMALLIKFGTWAIMRYLRGLSKGLFDGKPAEDIVAKYVRPRSVTAPMPPKL encoded by the coding sequence ATGACTAACTATCGAGGCAACTTTCTTTATGGCTTTATAGCATGTGGTCCATATGAATTAGTCCCCGAATTTGTTTTCGATAAACTGTTTTGTCCAAGCGTCGAGACAGATAAGAATACGGGAGAGGTTAAAGTTGCACAATGTGGATTGCGAAGAATAGAGAGTGCCTTAACAAGAGAATATGATCAAAGTGAGGTATTCTTAGCTCATCCTGAAATGTTGGACAAGTGTATTGGTCCTCAAACTAAAGTGGTTGGTATTAATGTTATGGATCCCTTAGGTATGGCTCCTGTAACAACTACAATGTCACCGGAGAAACTGTCTTACGTGGCTATGAAATTTAAAAAAATGTGTGCATCGATTATTCAGTTAAAGAAAAAATATAATTTCAAAGTTGTGGTAGGCGGTAACGGTTCTTGGGAGTTGGCAAAACCCGAGAGGATGAAAATACACGGAATTGATACTGTGGTTATAGGTGAGGCTGATGAATTAGCATTGGATTTGTTTCATGATTTAGAGGCAGGTGATGCACCAGAATTACTTCACACCTTTGTTCGAAATATTGAAAATATACCAATGATCAAGGGTCCTACAATAAATTCATTGATTGAAGCAATGAGAGGTTGCGGGAGAGGGTGTGATTTTTGTGATGTAAATAAGCGTTCCAAGAAGGATATTCCGCTAGAAAGGTTACAAGAGGAAGCCAAAATCAATATCAAGTATGGGTTTGATTCAATTTGGCTCCAATCAGACGAGATGTTGTTGTATGGCTGTGATAATAAGGATTTTATTCCTAATCAGGATGCTATTCTAGGAGTCTGGAAAGGGTTAAAGTCTGTGGGGGCTAATTTTGTGGGTACTACTCACATGACTTTGTCTGCAGTAGCATCTTCACCTGATCTTATAAAGAGAATATCCCAAGTAAATGACATGGAAAATAATGGTCGCTGGCTTGCAACTAATTTGGGGGTGGAAACTGTTGCACCCCGAATGGTGAAAAAGCATCTTGGGGTGAAAACTAGGCCCTACCAACCTGAAGAGTGGGGGGCAGTAGTGCGAGAAGGTTGCAAGATTCTAAATCAAAACCATTGGTTTCCAGCATTGACGCTTATAATCGGATGGCCAGACGAAACACCAGACGAAACGCAATATACTATAGATTTAATCCAAGATTTCAAACAAATGAACATGCGAGGTTTAGTAGCTCCATTATTATATCAAGACTTTTCAGAAAAGAACTCGATGCATTTTGGTAATCTCAATGAATCTCAGTTTGCTCTATTTTGGACTTGCTGGCAACATAACCTCCGGGTAATTAGTGATATTATACCAATTATTATTCGAAATAAATCATACGGACCGGCTATGAAGGTGTTTATGGCACTCTTGATCAAGTTTGGTACATGGGCGATCATGAGATACCTGCGAGGCTTGTCTAAAGGATTGTTTGACGGCAAACCCGCAGAGGATATTGTTGCAAAATACGTGAGACCGCGATCGGTAACAGCTCCTATGCCGCCAAAACTTTAA
- the bcp gene encoding thioredoxin-dependent thiol peroxidase, translating into MEAKKDIHGENEIAKIGDTAHDFEFQDHQGKTFHLSDLIGKKRIVVYFYPKDFTPGCTIEAEEFSRDYNLFRNDNIEIIGISPDTNESHVKFREKMKIPYMLASDTRNEIAKKYGVYGLKKFMGKEYYGVNRSTFLIDTNGKISKIYEKVKPKGHSEEVLEYFKSINK; encoded by the coding sequence ATGGAAGCTAAAAAAGATATTCATGGAGAAAACGAAATAGCTAAAATAGGAGATACTGCCCACGATTTTGAATTCCAGGATCATCAAGGCAAAACATTTCATCTTTCAGATTTGATAGGGAAAAAAAGAATAGTAGTATACTTTTATCCGAAGGACTTTACACCTGGATGCACCATAGAAGCTGAGGAGTTTAGTAGAGACTACAATTTGTTCAGGAATGATAATATCGAAATAATAGGAATTAGTCCCGATACCAATGAATCACATGTAAAATTTCGTGAAAAAATGAAAATTCCGTATATGCTTGCTTCAGATACTCGAAATGAAATTGCAAAAAAGTATGGAGTCTACGGATTAAAAAAATTTATGGGTAAAGAATACTATGGAGTCAACAGATCTACATTTCTCATAGACACAAATGGAAAAATATCAAAAATTTACGAGAAAGTAAAGCCAAAAGGCCATTCAGAAGAAGTCCTAGAATACTTTAAATCAATCAATAAATAG